From a single Dromaius novaehollandiae isolate bDroNov1 chromosome 30, bDroNov1.hap1, whole genome shotgun sequence genomic region:
- the LOC135324012 gene encoding olfactory receptor 14J1-like yields MAYDRYIAICRPLHYGTLMDSRACVKMAAAAWASGFLTAVLHSASTFSIPLCQGNTVEQFFCEIPQILKLSCSDAFLREVGVIVVTACLVFGCFIFIVLSYVQIFTAVLRIPSEQGRHKAFSMCLPHLAVVSLFVSTGTFAYLKPPSLSSPALDLVVAVLYSVVPPAVNPLIYSMRNKELKDALRKLVQWVQSQHQ; encoded by the coding sequence atggcctatgaccgctacattgccatctgcagacccctgcactacgggaccctcatggacagcagagcttgtgtcaaaatggcagcagctgcctgggccagtggttttctcactgctgtgctgcacagtgctagcacattttcaataccactctgccaaggcaacacagtggagcagttcttctgtgaaatcccccagatcctcaagctctcctgctcagatgccttcctcagggaagttggggttattgtggttactgcctgtttagtctttgggtgtttcattttcattgtgctgtcctatgtgcagatcttcactgctgtgctgaggatcccctctgagcagggacgacacaaagccttttccatgtgcctcccgcacctggccgtggtctccctgttcgtCAGCACTGGCAcctttgcctacctgaagcccccctccctctcctctccagctctggatctggtggtggctgttctgtactcggtggtgcctccagcagtgaaccccctcatctacagcatgaggaacaaggagctcaaggatgccctgaggaaactggttcaatggGTCCAAagtcagcaccaataa